A stretch of the Vigna radiata var. radiata cultivar VC1973A chromosome 7, Vradiata_ver6, whole genome shotgun sequence genome encodes the following:
- the LOC106766698 gene encoding probable phosphopantothenoylcysteine decarboxylase — protein sequence MASSKPVSAEGETMAVDAAPRRPRILLAASGSVAAVKFANLCHCFFEWADVRAVATNASLHFIDRASIPKDVTLYTDDNEWSSWMKLGDNVLHIELRKWADIMVIAPLSANTLGKIAGGLCDNLLTCIVRAWDYSKPFFVAPAMNTLMWNNPFTERHLIAIDELGISLIPPVTKRLACGDYGNGAMAEPSTIYSTVRLFYESKAQQGSVYIWLS from the exons ATGGCCAGTTCAAAACCTGTAAGTGCTGAGGGAGAGACTATGGCTGTGGATGCTGCACCAAGGAGGCCCCGAATTCTGCTTGCTGCTAGTGGGAGTGTTGCTGCTGTCAAATTTGCAAATCTGTGtcattgtttctttgaatgGGCAGATGTAAGAGCAGTTGCCACAAATGCATCTTTGCATTTCATTGATAGAGCTTCAATACCAAAGGATGTAACTTTATACACTGATGACAATGAATGGTCTAGTTGGATGAAACTTGGTGATAATGTGCTTCACATTGAGCTTCGCAAATGGGCTGATATCATGGTCATTGCTCCATTATCAGCAAACACCCTTGGCAAG ATTGCTGGAGGGTTGTGTGACAATCTACTGACATGCATTGTGCGAGCCTGGGACTACAGCAAGCCATTTTTTGTTGCACCAGCCATGAACACTCTAATGTGGAACAATCCTTTCACCGAGCGGCATCTCATCGCCATTGATGAGCTTGGAATTTCTCTCATCCCACCTGTTACAAAGAGGTTAGCTTGTGGAGATTATGGCAATGGTGCCATGGCTGAACCCTCTACCATTTACTCAACTGTAAGGCTCTTCTATGAGTCAAAGGCTCAGCAAG GTTCAGTTTATATTTGGCTCTCTTGA
- the LOC106766705 gene encoding telomere repeat-binding protein 3-like, with product MVIPSSLDARSRSVRLEVRISSEQLEIQWNSSCDEFQRWFGREGVTLGFDETQGMIQTSRSESSASSNASEGNNQPAFGQGVIEQDRQDEIKPLKKEEIHQGSCAESTLKTEVGSQNSSQKPPPHSKTDFSQGQVSVNNGSDICEKVEGDVKGSNLADKCSLKDHLELYVSPTLINSKSNIKSPFHRKSSPSASFFRRGNVVKLGSRDDDENFLRCKRVCTKSKAFRSPRRIVHRRIRNLMSSKYWKTAPKLKDCELSRYDLGVPHYHKRKTCYGFERIQNNTFIKKRKIVDRVLGVTSDGGFSSESVSNSPQKGTDGDKPSSSAKLHVAKTKDSHVKFSIKSIRIPELYIEVPETATVGSLKRTIMEAVMAILGGGAHVGVLHHGKKVRDDSRTLVQMGISCNENLDTLSFMLEPVSLQASPTICGADPSS from the exons ATGGTGATACCATCCAGCCTTGATGCTAGATCTAGATCCGTGAGATTGGAGGTGAGAATCAGCTCTGAACAGCTTGAAATCCAATGGAACAGTAGCTGTGATGAATTCCAGCGTTGGTTTGGCAGAGAGGGAGTAACTCTCGGGTTTGATGAGACTCAAGGAATG ATTCAAACCAGCAGGAGTGAAAGTTCTGCTTCCAGCAACGCATCTGAAGGAAATAATCAACCTGCCTTTGGCCAAGGTGTCATTGAGCAAGACAGACAGGATGAaattaaaccattaaaaaaGGAGGAAATTCACCAGGGAAGTTGTGCTGAGAGCACTCTTAAGACTGAGGTAGGGTCACAAAACAGTAGCCAGAAACCTCCTCCACATTCCAAGACTGATTTTTCACAAGGGCAAGTTTCGGTTAATAATGGTTCTGACATTTGTGAGAAAGTTGAAGGTGATGTGAA GGGATCAAATTTGGCTGATAAATGTAGTTTGAAAGACCACTTAGAATTGTATGTATCTCCTACACTAATTAACtcaaaaagtaatattaaatcTCCCTTTCATAGGAAATCTTCTCCCAGTGCTTCCTTTTTCAGGCGTGGGAATGTTGTAAAATTAGGTTCTAGAGATGATGACGAAAACTTTTTAAGGTGCAAAAGAGTTTGCACAAAGTCAAAGGCCTTTAGGTCTCCAAGACGCATTGTGCACCGAAGAATCAGGAATTTGATGTCTTCTAAATACTGGAAGACTGCTCCAAAGCTGAAAGACTGTGAACTTTCTAGATATG ATTTAGGAGTACCTCATTATCATAAGAGGAAGACTTGCTATGGTTTTGAAAGAATTCAAAACAACACTTTTATTAAGAAGAGGAAAATTGTTGATCGGGTTTTAGGAGTAACTTCTGATGGAGGATTCAGCAGTGAGAGTGTGTCCAATTCACCTCAAAAAGGGACTGATGGAGACAAGCCTAGCTCATCTGCAAAACTGCATGTAGCTAAGACTAAGGATTCCCATG TAAAGTTTAGCATTAAGTCGATAAGGATACCAGAGCTTTATATTGAGGTTCCCGAAACTGCAACTGTTGGTTCGCTAAAG AGGACAATCATGGAGGCGGTGATGGCTATACTTGGAGGGGGTGCACATGTTGGTGTTCTTCATCATGGGAAAAAAGTCAGAGATGACAGTAGGACACTTGTGCAGATGGGTATTTCTTGCAACGAAAATTTGGATACCCTGAGTTTCATGTTGGAGCCGGTTTCTCTTCAAGCTTCTCCAACCATTTGTGGTGCTGATCCCTCTTCATAA